In a single window of the Candidatus Neomarinimicrobiota bacterium genome:
- a CDS encoding competence/damage-inducible protein A: MKAGILTVGDEIVSGFSVDTNSVWLAQELLKRGITVVAKASVGDNQEAIKEVLARWDGELDLVISTGGLGPTHDDVTKTAYCHYFNSGLHFDEDYWQVLGERFQRRGYEIPANNRSQAEIPDKAEALPNPVGTAPGLKFQSDRCTFYVLPGVPTEMKAIMSGQLLDSLGGGEAMSWVTLRTTGVFESTLSSRLAPLISRLKEVQVAYLPAYTGVDIRLRSITVGETGQAQVESAARGIEAALGDAVYGRGDATLEAVVGRMLTERGETLALAESCSGGLTSSRVTDIPGSSAYMLGAVVAYSNAAKVALLGVRPETLQVHGAVSEATAREMAQGVKAAFAAHWGVATTGISGPTGGTPEKPVGLVYLAVAGPERTVAKEARLVPHRLPHKAATAQAALNMLRLEIMHHG; the protein is encoded by the coding sequence ATGAAGGCGGGCATACTCACAGTAGGCGACGAGATCGTCAGCGGTTTCAGTGTGGATACCAATTCGGTCTGGCTGGCTCAGGAACTGCTTAAGCGGGGCATTACTGTTGTAGCCAAGGCTTCCGTAGGTGATAATCAGGAAGCCATCAAGGAAGTGTTGGCCCGCTGGGACGGCGAGTTGGACCTGGTCATCTCCACGGGTGGTCTGGGCCCCACTCACGACGATGTCACCAAGACAGCTTACTGCCACTATTTCAACAGCGGGCTGCACTTTGACGAAGATTACTGGCAAGTCCTGGGAGAGCGTTTCCAACGCCGGGGCTACGAGATTCCGGCTAATAACCGTTCTCAGGCGGAGATCCCTGACAAGGCAGAGGCGCTGCCCAACCCCGTGGGTACGGCGCCGGGACTTAAGTTCCAATCCGACAGGTGTACCTTTTATGTCCTGCCTGGCGTGCCCACGGAAATGAAAGCTATTATGTCCGGCCAACTATTGGACAGCCTGGGTGGCGGCGAGGCTATGTCCTGGGTAACCCTGCGTACTACCGGGGTTTTTGAGAGCACACTCTCATCCAGACTAGCACCACTGATATCCAGGCTCAAGGAGGTCCAGGTAGCCTACCTGCCGGCCTACACCGGGGTGGATATCCGCCTCCGGAGCATTACCGTTGGTGAGACGGGGCAGGCGCAGGTCGAATCGGCCGCCAGGGGAATTGAAGCCGCGCTGGGGGATGCGGTCTATGGACGGGGTGATGCCACCTTGGAGGCGGTAGTTGGCCGGATGCTGACAGAGCGAGGCGAAACCCTGGCCCTGGCCGAATCATGCTCCGGTGGGCTGACTTCTTCCCGAGTTACGGATATCCCCGGTAGCTCGGCCTACATGCTGGGTGCCGTAGTGGCCTACAGCAATGCCGCCAAGGTCGCCCTGCTGGGCGTACGTCCGGAAACGCTACAAGTCCATGGTGCTGTGAGCGAGGCCACCGCTCGGGAGATGGCTCAAGGGGTGAAAGCGGCCTTTGCGGCCCACTGGGGTGTGGCCACCACCGGTATATCCGGGCCCACCGGCGGGACACCCGAAAAACCGGTCGGACTTGTATATCTGGCGGTGGCGGGACCGGAACGAACGGTGGCGAAAGAGGCCCGGCTGGTGCCTCACCGGCTGCCACACAAAGCGGCTACGGCCCAAGCGGCCC
- a CDS encoding phosphatidylglycerophosphatase A, whose product MSTLATIIGTFGFIGYLKPAPGTWGSLAAALVWWFVVPAPAILQLVLVAAALVVGVWSAGVIEQRTGLGDPSIVVIDEVAGMWCALLGGRQILWYFLTAFLVFRLLDVLKPGPIQRLQNLPGGWGVMMDDMAAGAVTLLIMTAIRILA is encoded by the coding sequence ATTAGCACTTTAGCCACCATCATTGGGACCTTCGGGTTTATCGGTTATCTGAAGCCGGCACCAGGAACCTGGGGCAGCCTGGCTGCCGCTTTGGTATGGTGGTTTGTTGTCCCGGCTCCTGCCATTCTGCAGCTGGTGCTGGTAGCGGCGGCTCTGGTAGTGGGCGTCTGGTCGGCGGGTGTTATTGAGCAGCGGACCGGGCTAGGTGATCCGTCGATAGTGGTGATTGATGAGGTGGCGGGCATGTGGTGCGCGCTACTTGGAGGCCGGCAGATCCTGTGGTATTTTCTGACAGCCTTCCTGGTTTTTAGGCTATTAGATGTGCTCAAGCCCGGTCCCATTCAGCGATTGCAAAACCTGCCCGGCGGCTGGGGAGTGATGATGGATGACATGGCCGCTGGCGCCGTAACCCTCCTCATTATGACGGCTATTCGAATTCTGGCATGA
- the pgsA gene encoding CDP-diacylglycerol--glycerol-3-phosphate 3-phosphatidyltransferase, with translation MNLHLPNILSLLRIILTPLFVYLLFWGGPNHYSIALAIFITAGITDIIDGYLARRLRVESSIGKMLDPAADKILVLSAFISFVTMHLIYAWMVVLIILRDVLVTAIRYLLEKRNMPMTTSNIAKGKTAVQVATIIIILGYLSLKSYQILWITDWIESLHIILVFMLMTVLFTLYTGFDYFIVNRSAIRALAKSNLQ, from the coding sequence GTGAACCTCCACCTGCCAAATATCCTGTCCCTGCTCCGCATCATCCTGACCCCCCTCTTCGTTTACCTGCTGTTCTGGGGCGGTCCCAATCATTATTCCATTGCCCTGGCCATTTTCATCACTGCTGGGATCACGGACATCATTGATGGCTATCTGGCCCGCCGTCTCCGGGTCGAATCCAGCATAGGCAAGATGCTGGACCCGGCGGCCGACAAAATCCTGGTCCTCTCAGCATTCATCAGTTTTGTTACTATGCACCTGATATATGCATGGATGGTGGTACTCATCATCCTGAGAGATGTGCTGGTCACCGCAATCCGTTACCTGCTGGAAAAACGGAACATGCCGATGACCACCAGCAATATTGCCAAGGGTAAAACGGCCGTTCAAGTCGCCACGATCATTATTATCCTGGGCTATTTAAGCCTGAAATCGTATCAGATCCTCTGGATTACGGACTGGATTGAGAGCCTTCATATTATTCTGGTTTTCATGTTAATGACAGTTTTGTTTACCCTTTATACGGGTTTCGACTATTTTATCGTGAATCGCTCCGCCATCCGCGCCCTGGCAAAATCCAACCTTCAGTGA
- the recR gene encoding recombination mediator RecR, producing MNGLPPSLEKVIQELARFPGVGKKSAQRMGFYLLDSPDQTLQELAEALLALKERVHECPQCHFIAEQELCEICRDLQRDSATICVVERVLDVLIFERMGAYRGLYHVLGGLISPLDGITPEDLHIDDLIKRLPGVRELIIATHPSMEGDTTALYIGKQAADFPVKVTKLARGVPMGSHLEFTDEATLASAYTSRVEL from the coding sequence TTGAACGGATTACCTCCTTCCCTGGAAAAGGTCATCCAGGAGCTGGCCAGGTTTCCCGGCGTCGGGAAGAAATCAGCCCAGCGCATGGGATTCTACCTCCTGGACAGTCCCGACCAAACCCTCCAAGAGCTGGCTGAGGCGCTCCTGGCCCTCAAGGAGCGCGTTCACGAGTGCCCTCAATGTCACTTTATTGCGGAGCAGGAGCTGTGCGAAATCTGCCGGGATCTGCAACGGGATTCTGCCACTATCTGTGTGGTGGAACGAGTGCTGGATGTGCTTATTTTCGAGCGGATGGGTGCCTATCGCGGCCTCTATCACGTTCTTGGAGGGCTGATATCCCCCTTGGATGGCATTACCCCTGAGGACTTGCACATTGACGACCTGATTAAGCGGCTGCCGGGCGTGCGGGAGTTAATAATCGCTACCCATCCGAGCATGGAGGGTGACACAACCGCCCTTTATATTGGCAAGCAGGCGGCCGACTTTCCGGTGAAGGTTACCAAGCTGGCCCGCGGCGTACCGATGGGTTCCCACCTGGAGTTCACCGACGAGGCCACCCTGGCCAGCGCCTACACATCGAGGGTGGAACTGTGA
- a CDS encoding YbaB/EbfC family nucleoid-associated protein, whose amino-acid sequence MFPKGNLMAGLLQQAKQVQEKIEELQGELAALRIEGHAGGGLVTAVVNGQQELISLKIDPQLVNEDIEMVEDLVVAAIRQAMERSKEESQQMVNAVTGGMMSGLNLPGL is encoded by the coding sequence ATGTTTCCCAAAGGTAATTTAATGGCTGGCCTGTTGCAGCAGGCCAAGCAGGTCCAGGAAAAAATCGAAGAATTACAAGGTGAATTGGCTGCTCTGAGGATAGAGGGCCATGCCGGTGGCGGGCTGGTCACCGCCGTAGTCAACGGCCAGCAGGAGCTTATAAGCCTCAAGATTGATCCTCAGCTAGTGAACGAGGATATTGAGATGGTGGAGGATTTGGTAGTGGCCGCTATTCGGCAGGCTATGGAAAGGTCAAAAGAAGAGTCCCAGCAAATGGTCAACGCCGTGACCGGCGGAATGATGAGCGGCCTCAATCTTCCGGGCCTTTAA